Proteins encoded in a region of the Frondihabitans sp. 762G35 genome:
- a CDS encoding amidohydrolase has product MDAARESRVVEIYEDLHRHPEVSFAETRTAGIAARALRDLGFTVEEGIAGTGVVGVLTCGSGPTVWLRADMDALPVQEETGLPYSSTVAGVSHACGHDVHVACLIGAAEELAEADDWRGTVVAVFQPAEELAKGARAMIDDGIVARLPRPDVVLGQHVAPLPAGTMGLTPGPMWAATDSMRVTIFGRGGHGSRPETTVDPVVIAAATILRLQTIVARETSASQVAVVTVGAVNAGTKHNIIPETATLLVNARTYDPAVRDRVLASITRIVNAEAEAAGAPRLPELILEESSPTLVTDVDACERARPALEAVVGEGRVMDPGPLPSSEDVQVLATAAGAPIVFWLLGGADPALFAGAQGMAGIASVVGSLPSNHSPSYHPVERPTLANGVAALVGTARAWLVS; this is encoded by the coding sequence ATGGACGCAGCGCGCGAGTCGAGAGTCGTCGAGATCTACGAGGATCTGCACCGCCACCCGGAGGTCTCGTTCGCCGAGACGCGGACGGCGGGGATCGCCGCCCGAGCGCTCCGCGACCTCGGCTTCACGGTCGAGGAGGGGATCGCGGGGACGGGCGTGGTCGGGGTCCTGACCTGCGGCTCCGGCCCCACCGTCTGGCTGCGCGCCGACATGGACGCCCTGCCGGTGCAGGAGGAGACCGGCCTGCCGTACTCGAGCACCGTCGCGGGCGTGTCGCACGCGTGCGGACACGACGTCCACGTGGCGTGCCTGATCGGTGCGGCCGAGGAGCTCGCCGAGGCGGACGACTGGCGGGGAACCGTCGTCGCCGTGTTCCAGCCGGCCGAGGAGCTCGCGAAGGGCGCTCGGGCGATGATCGACGACGGGATCGTGGCGAGGCTGCCCCGACCGGACGTCGTCCTCGGCCAGCACGTCGCGCCGCTCCCGGCCGGGACCATGGGCCTCACTCCCGGCCCGATGTGGGCGGCCACCGACTCGATGCGGGTGACGATCTTCGGCCGCGGCGGGCACGGATCGCGCCCCGAGACGACGGTCGACCCCGTGGTGATCGCGGCCGCGACGATCCTGCGGTTGCAGACGATCGTGGCGCGCGAGACGTCCGCCTCCCAGGTCGCAGTGGTCACGGTCGGAGCCGTGAACGCGGGTACGAAGCACAACATCATCCCCGAGACGGCCACCCTGCTCGTGAACGCCCGCACCTACGACCCGGCCGTCCGCGATCGCGTCCTCGCCTCGATCACGCGCATCGTGAACGCCGAGGCGGAGGCGGCAGGAGCCCCGAGGCTCCCCGAGCTGATCCTCGAGGAGTCGTCGCCCACCCTCGTCACCGACGTCGACGCCTGCGAGCGGGCGCGGCCGGCCCTCGAGGCCGTCGTGGGGGAGGGCCGCGTGATGGATCCCGGCCCCCTGCCGAGCAGCGAGGACGTGCAGGTGCTCGCGACGGCGGCCGGTGCGCCGATCGTCTTCTGGCTCCTCGGCGGAGCGGACCCGGCCCTGTTCGCCGGGGCGCAGGGCATGGCAGGCATCGCGTCCGTCGTGGGTTCGCTCCCGTCGAACCACTCGCCGAGCTACCACCCGGTCGAGCGGCCCACCCTGGCCAACGGCGTCGCCGCCCTCGTCGGCACGGCCCGCGCCTGGCTCGTCAGCTAG
- a CDS encoding beta strand repeat-containing protein → MKGITRFLAGGLSILLLAAGLVAVPLTAASAATTMTLTATASPSILAGAPVSVTLSASNPSTTDEYNLSYRYELPTGVAYVAGSAGASTGEPTIVTITDQAGPPAVTHQVLVWSNVSDLSSDDTESISFSVQPDPAVFPVGSTVTGQAAAYANSDARMLPKFDASNTVVPGSFTDSATASSSTTTVSALAVTKTEPSPEHELMRGVHDQPTKYSFTVRNTASNPTNAVTVVDYLPAGLEFLGCGAVDHTTTGVVEYPGANRLDQTVPTALASSDCPAPVSVDTVTNPVGRPAGVYTKVTWSIGQLTAAAPVTVSYYAAVPLRANTDTWTGPRPTATSGDQTANLDNNSGPLTRQTGDAQAFTNAVVATGTYTGAVASGASTAVSATDSVTVKASDLSIVKSTDPTFSAGQLSPYDLLVRSSEYVSDDGMTITDVLDDGLCPAVPAGTPTSGDPIPADCAPSVWTGSQATITNAAATNLAYDASTGEFTLTLVPTDQPHAPDTAVHIGYNVLMRTAYSGTPRAGQPTAVGDSFTNRVSIAGRSTAVPATGQTPATVDVTDDSRASKSTVAPSISKKILARQNVATATDCAAQAGSYTASTTATGPIFQLGDRVCFELTVNFSADTITRNARITDLLPANLSLPTTPVAGQDYALGGANTLPADQVAVDTVRSTAGAPVWDLGTTQPGQRGLFVAKGAVAVLYLSATVTTAKTQAAAPDLVDNLMKYRQANTAGAALALRDSAGFRVAPAPQVGLAKTIVSDSTDPVAQPVKAATAREGSVVGFSLSVSNLGTAAAGNARDVNAVTVWDALPPGITCSDVSAVSDSGVCSDTPPAGIDPAHGSASVIVWTIPTVRATGSSAVTYSVTVPQGVSVSTALTNDASVTSFTAQNSDGTPNGGTTQFYTASSLDRTHSADANAPQANDSATLTVPDAAVTKTGVTSIAETGNDAANQAVGGENVSYTYGVTVPAQSSVYRGVLADALPTGIETTAATAYVATLPDGTTQGPGTFSFGGASFTLSATGTLTFPASYDNFTAGAGSAKVFFVTVTGLRVAPGAALGAKVNTATFTSTVSGDTGAAAVPPRTATKSVTVVAPAPTLVKTANPATNVGAGQDVVFTLRPGNAAGSPTGHDTQLVDCLPAGLTFTAYGTLPPGVTSITPTAGTGTTQTATSQGCPTGTTLTGFSIGDLPAGASSALTITATVDPNAAGKQSYTNTANVVTSTLADGGISTANESVVGALATATVSVTAPTIAKSVSAPTVAAGDSLVYGLTATVPANVNLYNVALTDRLPAGLTVTGTPTCTVDGSPVTCVALTPATAGGRTTVGWSFGTVAAAPGGHTLAVSFTAKLSTTVGIARGTQVTNGSTLTWNATDKGDPTSVTSPSDQNATSATVTSTVTTPAVTIVKGVSTGTPQPGDTFTYTVTATNDNTANTSGAFDTVVTDQVPDGVVVDTASLASNATLSGAGANGGGTITWSGVTIAKGASKTYTYRATLTGSANLHTAGLTNTATVQSYRSVEGAGVAYGPSQPATAVVTPAFPRVTAAKQAVGGALAYVDQPFAWGVTLTNGGAPAATVSATDVLPANWTYVAGSARYSTNGAALAAVPDPAVTVSGAVQTLVWSDLGPLATNAFGTLRYQATPGAGATTNPGVDTPQVNRVTPAATDRTGASGNADGSYGGPAATASTTIASADLAVAKAPDEALIAGSTVSGWSITVTNRGPDTAVGPFTVTDTPATLPAGVTITGATGSGWSCGTPASDGSFTCSRTASSDTLASGRSFPAISVSVAVASDAAVESLTNTATVRGATFDPDPSNDSATSTVTTAQRADLAIAKSVGAVHAGRTVTWQLAVRNLGPSTSRADIVVKDTVPAGVTGVTATGGSDWTCDVAAGVVTCTLPSDLAANTPATPITLTGTLASSFTGTLSNTATVTGTTTDPNPGNDTATASTATATDTTLRVVKTLASPDIVPGSTATFTVSVTNTGDADARNVSISDPLPNGLTYLSSSSSVGTWTCSETSSPPSTVGCDLAGTLSAADGGSTATVSITARVPADLTGTVTNTATGSADNAPSTTGSWTNGSTPTTNLELTKTHPSGAIRAGESVSYTLVATNAGPSVAANGAHVVDTLPDGLTFASATGTGWTCSDAGQVVTCDTAATAGVDVDFAPITVTATTDASLDPQTVTNTATATPPAGSIGTPGTASDPTVITSSATLHLVKTVTSGATVVAGQDATYALAVTNDGPSAARSVLLTDLVPAGMTIVSVTGAGWTCDDATGTCSRALLPPGTSTLTLTAHVAASVLQGTDAEPEVLTNSARVAWTDTQGSYTDTSTADVTVRANASLALTKTAVDANGDPVTTADAGTDQRYAIAVTNDGPSDAVGPLRVVDTLPAGLSFVASNADWTCVVDALDAQTVTCETADGSGLAAGATAPRLLLTAHIDPGLTNSSETNTAAVSSRTTDIGTNGTGTSTIVIGAVADLSITKTHSGPTTIGTTVPFRLGVANGGPSDAEGVKVVDVLPTGLTWVDAAGSDPAWDCTAGAAGSTGTPVTCVLGRTLPANAVAPTLVVNATVTAGAYPAVVNTADVSSTTVDSDPANNAASDRVSVPALSQLVLRKTHVGDAVRGKTLDYLLAVTNRGPTPDPGAVTVVDRLPRGLSYVSSSGAGVRCAVTGATVSCSFDGAIAVGQTRTIRLTTLVAGDAPDSIVNTATVTSATAQVPPGPGTPTTGTDPNLVSSNTAPVAPAPTPAPGLAFTGANGVWTGLGAALLAMMAGLLLVLRRRRVRVRA, encoded by the coding sequence GTGAAGGGCATCACCCGGTTCCTCGCCGGAGGTCTGTCCATCCTCCTCCTCGCCGCGGGGCTCGTCGCCGTGCCGCTCACGGCCGCGTCCGCCGCGACGACGATGACGCTCACGGCGACGGCGTCCCCGAGCATCCTGGCCGGAGCCCCGGTGTCGGTCACCCTGTCGGCGTCCAACCCGTCGACCACCGACGAGTACAACCTCTCGTACCGCTACGAACTCCCCACCGGCGTGGCCTACGTCGCCGGCTCCGCGGGCGCCTCAACGGGCGAGCCGACCATCGTCACGATCACCGACCAGGCGGGCCCCCCGGCGGTCACGCACCAGGTGCTCGTCTGGTCGAACGTCTCCGACCTCTCCTCCGACGACACCGAATCGATCTCGTTCTCGGTGCAGCCGGATCCGGCCGTGTTCCCCGTCGGCTCGACCGTGACGGGCCAGGCCGCCGCGTACGCGAACTCCGACGCCCGGATGCTGCCGAAGTTCGACGCCTCGAACACGGTCGTGCCCGGGTCGTTCACCGATAGTGCGACCGCCTCGAGCAGCACCACGACGGTGTCGGCGCTCGCCGTGACGAAGACGGAGCCGAGCCCCGAGCACGAACTGATGCGCGGCGTGCACGACCAGCCGACGAAGTACTCGTTCACCGTGCGGAACACGGCGTCGAACCCGACGAACGCCGTCACGGTGGTCGACTATCTGCCGGCGGGCCTGGAGTTCCTCGGCTGCGGCGCCGTCGACCACACGACCACAGGCGTCGTCGAGTACCCCGGCGCGAACCGCCTCGACCAGACCGTTCCGACCGCGCTGGCGTCGTCCGACTGCCCCGCTCCCGTGTCGGTCGACACGGTCACGAACCCCGTCGGTCGCCCGGCCGGGGTCTACACGAAGGTCACCTGGTCGATCGGCCAGCTGACGGCGGCGGCGCCCGTCACCGTCTCCTACTACGCGGCGGTCCCGCTCCGGGCCAACACCGACACCTGGACCGGCCCCCGCCCGACCGCCACCTCCGGCGACCAGACGGCGAACCTCGACAACAACTCCGGACCGCTCACACGCCAGACGGGCGACGCCCAGGCCTTCACCAACGCCGTCGTCGCCACCGGCACGTACACCGGAGCCGTGGCGTCCGGAGCCTCGACGGCCGTCTCCGCGACCGACTCCGTCACCGTCAAGGCCTCCGACCTGTCGATCGTGAAGTCGACCGATCCGACGTTCTCGGCCGGTCAGCTCAGTCCGTACGACCTCCTCGTGCGGTCGAGCGAGTACGTCTCCGACGACGGGATGACGATCACCGACGTCCTCGACGACGGACTCTGCCCGGCCGTCCCCGCGGGGACTCCGACGTCGGGCGATCCGATCCCGGCCGACTGCGCCCCGTCCGTCTGGACGGGCTCGCAGGCGACGATCACGAACGCTGCGGCGACGAACCTCGCCTACGACGCGTCCACCGGCGAGTTCACGCTGACGCTGGTGCCGACGGACCAGCCGCACGCGCCGGACACCGCCGTGCACATCGGCTACAACGTGCTGATGCGCACGGCCTACTCGGGGACGCCGCGCGCCGGGCAGCCCACGGCGGTCGGGGACTCCTTCACGAACAGAGTCTCCATCGCCGGCCGCTCGACCGCGGTGCCCGCGACCGGCCAGACGCCGGCCACGGTCGACGTGACGGACGACTCCCGCGCGTCGAAGTCGACCGTGGCCCCCTCGATCAGCAAGAAGATCCTCGCCCGCCAGAACGTCGCGACGGCCACGGACTGCGCAGCGCAAGCGGGCTCGTACACGGCGTCGACGACGGCGACCGGCCCGATCTTCCAGCTGGGCGACCGCGTCTGCTTCGAGCTGACGGTGAACTTCTCCGCCGACACCATCACGCGGAACGCCCGCATCACCGACCTCCTCCCGGCGAACCTGTCGCTTCCGACGACGCCCGTCGCGGGCCAGGACTACGCCCTCGGCGGGGCGAACACGCTCCCCGCCGACCAGGTCGCCGTCGACACCGTCCGGTCGACGGCCGGCGCGCCCGTCTGGGACCTCGGGACGACGCAGCCGGGGCAGCGGGGTCTCTTCGTCGCCAAGGGCGCCGTCGCCGTCCTCTACCTGAGCGCGACCGTGACCACCGCCAAGACCCAGGCCGCGGCTCCTGATCTCGTCGACAACCTGATGAAGTACCGTCAGGCGAACACGGCGGGAGCCGCGCTGGCGCTCCGGGACAGCGCCGGCTTCCGCGTCGCCCCCGCCCCGCAGGTCGGTCTGGCCAAGACCATCGTCTCGGACAGCACCGACCCCGTCGCCCAGCCGGTGAAAGCCGCGACCGCCCGCGAGGGCTCCGTCGTCGGATTCTCGCTGAGCGTCTCGAACCTCGGGACCGCGGCCGCGGGGAACGCCCGCGACGTGAACGCCGTCACCGTCTGGGACGCGCTCCCGCCCGGTATCACCTGCTCGGACGTCTCCGCCGTGTCCGACTCGGGCGTCTGCTCCGACACGCCCCCCGCCGGGATCGACCCGGCCCACGGCAGCGCGTCCGTGATCGTGTGGACGATCCCCACCGTCCGAGCGACCGGCTCGAGCGCTGTCACGTACTCGGTCACGGTCCCGCAGGGCGTGAGCGTGTCGACGGCCCTCACCAACGACGCCTCGGTGACGTCGTTCACCGCTCAGAACAGCGACGGGACGCCGAACGGCGGGACGACGCAGTTCTACACCGCCTCCTCGCTCGACCGGACGCACAGCGCCGACGCCAACGCACCGCAAGCGAACGACTCCGCGACGCTCACCGTGCCCGACGCGGCCGTCACGAAGACCGGAGTCACCTCGATCGCCGAGACGGGCAACGACGCCGCGAACCAGGCCGTCGGCGGGGAGAACGTCTCCTACACCTACGGCGTCACGGTCCCGGCGCAGAGCTCCGTCTACCGGGGCGTGCTCGCGGATGCGCTGCCGACCGGCATCGAGACGACGGCCGCGACCGCCTACGTCGCCACCCTGCCCGACGGCACGACGCAGGGTCCCGGCACGTTCTCCTTCGGCGGCGCCTCGTTCACCCTGAGCGCCACCGGCACCCTCACCTTCCCCGCGAGCTACGACAACTTCACGGCGGGAGCCGGGAGCGCGAAGGTCTTCTTCGTCACGGTCACGGGTCTCCGCGTCGCCCCCGGCGCGGCCCTCGGCGCGAAGGTCAACACCGCCACGTTCACCAGCACGGTGTCGGGGGACACCGGAGCGGCGGCCGTGCCGCCGAGGACGGCGACGAAGAGCGTCACGGTCGTGGCTCCTGCGCCGACGCTCGTGAAGACCGCGAACCCGGCCACCAACGTCGGAGCCGGGCAGGACGTCGTCTTCACCCTCCGTCCGGGCAACGCCGCCGGCAGCCCCACGGGACACGACACCCAGCTCGTCGACTGCCTGCCCGCCGGCCTGACCTTCACGGCGTACGGCACCCTGCCCCCGGGTGTCACGTCCATCACGCCCACCGCGGGAACCGGCACGACGCAGACGGCGACGAGCCAGGGCTGCCCGACGGGAACCACCCTGACCGGTTTCTCGATCGGCGACCTCCCGGCCGGGGCGTCCTCGGCGCTCACGATCACCGCGACCGTCGACCCGAACGCGGCCGGCAAGCAGTCGTACACGAACACCGCGAACGTCGTGACCTCGACCCTCGCCGACGGCGGCATCAGCACGGCGAACGAGAGCGTCGTCGGGGCCCTCGCCACGGCGACCGTCAGCGTGACCGCGCCCACGATCGCGAAGTCTGTCAGCGCACCGACCGTGGCCGCCGGCGACTCGCTCGTCTACGGTCTGACCGCCACCGTGCCTGCGAACGTCAACCTCTACAACGTCGCGCTCACCGACAGGCTCCCGGCCGGTCTCACCGTCACCGGGACGCCGACGTGCACGGTCGACGGTTCGCCCGTGACCTGCGTGGCGCTCACGCCGGCGACCGCGGGCGGACGCACCACCGTCGGCTGGTCGTTCGGCACGGTCGCCGCGGCCCCGGGCGGTCACACCCTCGCGGTGTCGTTCACCGCGAAGCTGTCCACCACCGTGGGGATCGCCCGCGGCACGCAGGTCACGAACGGCTCGACGCTGACCTGGAACGCGACCGACAAGGGCGACCCGACGTCCGTCACCTCGCCCTCCGACCAGAACGCCACGTCGGCGACGGTCACGAGCACGGTGACGACGCCCGCGGTCACGATCGTCAAGGGCGTCAGCACCGGCACCCCGCAGCCCGGAGACACCTTCACGTACACGGTGACCGCGACGAACGACAACACCGCGAACACCAGCGGCGCCTTCGACACCGTCGTGACCGACCAGGTCCCCGACGGGGTCGTCGTCGACACCGCCTCCCTCGCGTCGAACGCAACGCTCAGCGGCGCCGGTGCGAACGGCGGCGGCACGATCACGTGGTCTGGCGTCACCATCGCCAAGGGAGCCTCGAAGACCTACACCTACCGCGCAACCCTGACCGGGTCGGCGAATCTCCACACCGCCGGGCTGACGAACACGGCGACCGTGCAGTCCTACAGGTCGGTCGAGGGCGCAGGAGTCGCCTACGGGCCCTCGCAGCCCGCGACCGCCGTGGTCACGCCCGCCTTCCCGCGCGTCACCGCCGCGAAGCAGGCCGTGGGCGGCGCTCTCGCCTACGTCGACCAGCCCTTCGCCTGGGGGGTCACGCTGACGAACGGCGGCGCCCCGGCCGCGACGGTGTCGGCCACGGACGTGCTGCCGGCGAACTGGACCTACGTCGCGGGATCGGCCCGGTACTCGACGAACGGCGCCGCGCTCGCCGCGGTCCCGGATCCTGCGGTCACCGTCTCGGGCGCCGTTCAGACGCTCGTCTGGTCGGACCTCGGACCGCTCGCCACGAACGCCTTCGGGACGCTGCGCTACCAGGCGACACCCGGCGCGGGCGCGACCACGAACCCGGGCGTGGACACGCCGCAGGTCAACAGGGTGACGCCCGCCGCGACCGATCGCACGGGGGCGAGCGGCAACGCCGACGGCTCCTACGGCGGCCCCGCGGCGACCGCGTCGACGACGATCGCCTCGGCCGACCTCGCCGTCGCCAAGGCGCCCGATGAGGCGCTGATCGCAGGATCCACGGTGTCCGGCTGGTCGATCACCGTCACCAACCGCGGCCCCGACACCGCGGTCGGCCCCTTCACGGTCACCGACACCCCGGCGACGCTGCCCGCCGGCGTGACGATCACGGGGGCGACCGGATCCGGCTGGAGCTGCGGCACTCCCGCGTCGGACGGCTCGTTCACGTGCTCGCGGACCGCGTCCTCCGACACCCTCGCCTCGGGCCGCTCGTTCCCGGCGATCTCGGTGAGCGTCGCGGTCGCCTCCGACGCGGCCGTCGAGTCCCTCACGAACACCGCGACCGTCCGGGGCGCGACCTTCGACCCGGACCCCTCGAACGACAGCGCGACGAGCACGGTGACGACGGCGCAGCGAGCCGACCTCGCGATCGCCAAGTCGGTGGGCGCCGTCCACGCCGGGCGGACCGTCACGTGGCAGCTGGCGGTGCGGAACCTCGGCCCGTCGACGTCGCGCGCCGACATCGTCGTGAAGGACACGGTGCCCGCCGGCGTGACCGGCGTCACCGCGACCGGCGGCTCCGACTGGACCTGCGACGTCGCGGCGGGGGTCGTCACGTGCACGCTCCCGAGCGATCTCGCGGCGAACACGCCCGCGACGCCGATCACCCTCACCGGGACGCTCGCGAGCTCCTTCACCGGAACCCTCTCGAACACGGCGACCGTGACCGGGACGACGACCGATCCGAACCCCGGCAACGACACGGCGACGGCCAGCACCGCCACCGCGACGGACACCACCCTCCGGGTCGTGAAGACCCTCGCCTCGCCGGACATCGTGCCCGGCTCCACCGCGACGTTCACGGTGAGCGTCACGAACACCGGCGACGCGGATGCGCGGAACGTGTCGATCAGCGACCCGCTCCCGAACGGCCTCACCTACCTGTCGTCGTCCAGCTCGGTCGGGACCTGGACGTGCTCGGAGACGTCGAGCCCGCCCTCGACCGTCGGCTGCGACCTCGCCGGGACGCTCTCCGCGGCGGACGGCGGCAGCACGGCGACCGTCTCGATCACCGCGCGCGTGCCCGCCGACCTCACCGGCACCGTCACGAACACGGCCACCGGATCCGCCGACAACGCCCCGTCGACGACGGGGAGCTGGACGAACGGCTCCACGCCCACGACGAACCTCGAGCTGACGAAGACGCACCCCTCCGGGGCGATCCGCGCCGGTGAGAGCGTCTCGTACACGCTCGTCGCCACGAACGCCGGCCCCTCGGTCGCCGCGAACGGCGCTCACGTCGTCGACACCCTCCCCGACGGCCTGACGTTCGCGTCGGCGACCGGGACGGGCTGGACCTGCTCCGACGCCGGCCAGGTCGTCACCTGCGACACGGCGGCGACCGCCGGCGTGGACGTCGACTTCGCGCCCATCACGGTGACCGCGACCACGGACGCCTCGCTCGACCCGCAGACGGTGACGAACACGGCCACGGCGACCCCGCCGGCCGGGTCGATCGGCACGCCGGGAACGGCATCCGACCCCACGGTCATCACGTCGAGCGCCACCCTGCACCTCGTGAAGACGGTGACGTCCGGAGCCACGGTGGTCGCCGGGCAGGACGCCACCTACGCGCTGGCGGTCACCAACGACGGCCCCTCGGCCGCGCGGTCGGTGCTCCTGACCGATCTCGTGCCGGCCGGCATGACCATCGTCTCCGTCACGGGCGCCGGGTGGACCTGCGACGACGCCACGGGCACCTGCTCGCGCGCTCTCCTCCCGCCGGGGACCAGCACGCTGACTCTCACCGCGCACGTCGCGGCGTCCGTCCTGCAGGGCACGGACGCCGAGCCGGAGGTCCTGACGAACTCGGCGCGCGTCGCCTGGACGGACACGCAGGGCAGCTACACCGACACGAGCACCGCCGACGTGACCGTGCGGGCGAACGCGTCCCTCGCGCTCACCAAGACCGCCGTCGACGCGAACGGCGACCCGGTCACGACCGCGGACGCGGGCACCGACCAGCGCTATGCGATCGCCGTGACGAACGACGGGCCGTCCGACGCCGTCGGTCCGCTGAGGGTCGTCGACACGCTGCCCGCCGGCCTCTCCTTCGTCGCGTCGAACGCCGACTGGACCTGCGTCGTCGATGCCCTCGACGCGCAGACCGTCACCTGCGAGACGGCCGACGGATCGGGTCTGGCGGCCGGGGCGACCGCGCCGCGGCTCCTGCTCACGGCGCACATCGACCCGGGCCTGACGAACTCGTCGGAGACGAACACGGCCGCCGTGTCGTCGCGGACCACCGACATCGGCACGAACGGGACCGGGACCTCGACGATCGTGATCGGGGCGGTCGCCGACCTCTCGATCACGAAGACGCACAGCGGGCCGACGACGATCGGCACGACCGTGCCGTTCCGCCTGGGCGTCGCCAACGGCGGTCCGTCCGACGCCGAGGGCGTGAAGGTCGTCGACGTCCTGCCGACCGGCCTGACCTGGGTCGACGCCGCCGGCAGCGACCCCGCCTGGGACTGCACCGCAGGAGCCGCGGGCTCGACGGGCACGCCGGTCACCTGCGTGCTCGGCCGGACGCTGCCCGCGAACGCCGTCGCTCCGACCCTCGTGGTCAACGCCACCGTCACGGCCGGTGCCTACCCGGCGGTCGTCAACACCGCCGACGTGTCGTCCACGACGGTCGACTCCGACCCGGCGAACAACGCGGCGAGCGACCGGGTGAGCGTCCCGGCGCTCAGCCAGCTCGTGCTGCGGAAGACGCACGTCGGGGACGCGGTGCGCGGCAAGACGCTCGACTACCTGCTCGCCGTCACCAACCGCGGTCCGACGCCCGACCCGGGTGCCGTGACCGTCGTCGACCGGCTGCCCCGCGGCCTGTCGTACGTGTCGTCGAGCGGCGCGGGAGTCCGCTGCGCCGTCACCGGCGCGACCGTCAGCTGCTCGTTCGACGGCGCGATCGCGGTCGGGCAGACGCGCACGATCCGTCTGACGACGCTCGTGGCCGGCGACGCGCCGGACTCGATCGTCAACACCGCCACGGTCACGAGCGCCACCGCCCAGGTGCCGCCCGGCCCGGGGACGCCCACCACGGGCACGGACCCGAACCTGGTGTCGTCGAACACGGCCCCCGTGGCTCCTGCCCCGACTCCCGCTCCCGGGCTCGCCTTCACCGGCGCGAACGGGGTCTGGACCGGTCTCGGCGCGGCGCTCCTCGCCATGATGGCGGGGCTGCTGCTGGTGCTGCGGCGGCGGAGGGTGCGGGTGCGCGCCTAG
- a CDS encoding DUF4232 domain-containing protein, which produces MTRPLLPRARLTLPRARLTAAGVAFAVAMTLAGCSSAGVPTATDGTTPRASSTVPSFRSSACAGDELSGAVSSGDGGAAGSILPDVVVTNTSATSCVLTGWPSVALVAAAGGPAIGSPSQRNEEVAHPTVTLPPRGTAIIPIRITQALNYPSSTCVPRAATGISITPPGSSKPLYVALPGLTGCSSDTVKLITVSAVLPAT; this is translated from the coding sequence ATGACCAGGCCCCTCCTCCCGCGTGCACGCCTCACGCTCCCTCGGGCACGTCTCACGGCTGCCGGAGTCGCGTTCGCGGTCGCGATGACCCTGGCGGGATGCTCTTCCGCCGGCGTGCCCACCGCGACCGACGGGACGACGCCGAGGGCGTCCTCCACGGTCCCGAGCTTCCGCTCCTCCGCCTGCGCCGGTGACGAGCTGTCCGGAGCCGTCTCGAGCGGCGACGGGGGAGCCGCCGGGTCGATCCTCCCCGACGTCGTCGTGACGAACACCTCGGCGACGTCGTGCGTGCTCACGGGGTGGCCGTCCGTCGCCCTCGTCGCCGCGGCGGGCGGACCGGCGATCGGTTCTCCGTCGCAGCGGAACGAGGAGGTCGCGCATCCGACCGTCACCCTGCCGCCCCGGGGAACGGCCATCATCCCGATCAGGATCACGCAGGCTCTCAACTACCCGTCGTCGACCTGCGTCCCACGCGCCGCGACGGGAATCAGCATCACCCCGCCCGGCTCCTCGAAACCGCTCTACGTCGCTCTCCCGGGCCTCACGGGCTGCTCGAGCGACACCGTGAAGCTCATCACCGTGTCGGCGGTCCTCCCGGCGACCTAG
- a CDS encoding LacI family DNA-binding transcriptional regulator yields MAPDRIGRIEEGRATLSDVARAAGVSVATASKALNKRIHVKEETRKRVEAAALSLDFTPNFFAKALNSARTNTIGMVTSDLDNRFVLPILLGAEDAFGAGSLSVLLADARDDAMRERLHIETLLTRKIDGLLVVGRTTNPRPPVSIAADVPVVYVYAPSTDTADASFTPDNVLAGRLAARRLLEAGRRSIALVNGESSYAAAQDRARGVTQELREWGIALTGGESLFGQWGERWGRDCARLVASAHPDLDAIVAGSDHIARGVLDSLERLGRRVPDDIAVVGFDNWDILAAESEPPLTSIDMNLEHLGRAAAQALVEAIDGRPRTGLHQEVVRLVVRESA; encoded by the coding sequence ATGGCACCAGACAGGATCGGCCGCATCGAGGAGGGCCGCGCGACGCTCTCCGACGTCGCCCGGGCGGCGGGAGTGTCGGTCGCCACCGCCTCCAAGGCCCTGAACAAGCGGATTCACGTCAAAGAAGAGACCCGGAAGCGCGTCGAAGCGGCCGCTCTGTCGCTCGATTTCACCCCGAACTTCTTCGCGAAGGCCCTGAACTCGGCGCGGACCAATACCATCGGGATGGTCACGAGCGACCTCGACAACCGATTCGTCCTCCCGATCCTGCTCGGCGCCGAAGACGCTTTCGGAGCGGGATCGCTCTCCGTCCTCCTGGCCGACGCTCGCGACGACGCGATGCGCGAGCGCCTCCACATCGAGACGCTGCTCACCCGGAAGATCGACGGTCTGCTCGTGGTCGGCCGGACGACCAACCCGCGACCTCCCGTCTCCATCGCCGCCGACGTGCCCGTCGTCTACGTCTACGCCCCCTCTACCGACACGGCCGACGCCTCCTTCACGCCCGACAACGTGCTGGCCGGGCGCCTGGCCGCCCGCCGGCTCCTCGAGGCGGGGCGGCGCTCCATCGCCCTGGTCAACGGCGAGTCCTCCTACGCCGCAGCCCAGGACCGCGCGCGCGGCGTGACGCAGGAGCTCCGTGAGTGGGGCATCGCGCTCACGGGCGGCGAGAGTCTCTTCGGGCAGTGGGGCGAGCGGTGGGGACGCGACTGCGCCCGGCTCGTCGCCTCCGCGCATCCGGATCTCGACGCCATCGTGGCCGGCAGCGACCACATCGCCCGCGGTGTGCTCGACAGCCTCGAGCGGCTGGGTCGCCGCGTGCCCGACGACATCGCCGTCGTCGGCTTCGACAACTGGGACATCCTCGCGGCCGAGTCGGAGCCGCCCCTCACCAGCATCGACATGAACCTCGAGCACCTCGGACGCGCGGCCGCGCAGGCGCTCGTCGAGGCGATCGACGGGCGCCCGCGCACCGGGCTGCACCAGGAGGTCGTGCGCCTCGTCGTGCGGGAATCCGCCTAG